The DNA region TACTTCTCCACCCGCGCCCGTACCGAAGAGGTCGCCACCAAGCGCAAGGAACGCGGCACGCTCATCGCGTCCGGTTTCGTCGCCGGCGGCGCCATCATGGGCGTGGTCAGCGCCTTCGTGCTCTTCATCGGCCGGTGGTTGGCCGGGGGGCAGACCATCGACATCTTCGGCTGGCAGCCCTTCTCCTGGGGCCCCTGGTCCAAGCTCCTGCACGACGGCACCCGGGTGGAGGCCTCCGACTGGTCGGTCATCCACTCCATCGGCACCCACGGCTGGGTGGAGGAGAATCCGGCGTCGGCCCTGCTGGCCCTGCTCCTTTTCATCGGGCTGTGCGTCTACATGAATTACGCCGCCAGGAGCGCGGCCCGGGAATAGCAACCGATAGATCGTCGAGCGAGGGGCGGCCGGCCGGCCGCCCCTTTTTCGATGGGAGCTGCCCGCCGCCATGCAGGATGTCGTGCGCGAGGCCGAAGATCCCCGCCCAGATGTGGAAGGCCATGCCCGGAAACGGCACTTACGCACGCGCCGGGATGTAGAAGCGCGCCAGGTTCTCCGGGCGCGCAGGAGACCGGGCCCCGAACGTGACCCGCGCCTCGCGGATTTGCTCGCCCCGCACGTCCGGGGGCTTGGCCGTGGCAACCCGTCGAGGCATATGTTACCGTTCCGGTGCCGCGCAGCCCTGCCCGCGGCGTGAACGTGATCGAACGGGAGGTTGTCCATGACACAATTCGTTGATGGCCTGCGCCGACCCGGTGCCGCCGCTTGGCTCGTCCTGTTGCTGGTGGCCGGCTGCGGCGGATCCGGGGGGCCGGTGCAGATCGCTTCCTTCCCCCTGGATGACGCGGAGGGTCTCCTGGGCGTCGGCGAGAACGTCGGGATCGACGCCGGCCAGAGCGTGGACGGCGGCGGTTCCCTGCACGTCTTCTCCAACGGCAAGACGCTAGTCAATCTCCACGAGTTCACGCCCGGGAGAATCGAGGGAGACGACCTGATCCTGAGCGCCGACATGAAGAGCGAGATGCTCGGCGGGGACACCTTCCTCGATCTGTGGATCTTCACCGCGGACGCGGCGCCGCGCTGGATACGCAGGCTGTGCAAGGATATCGGCCGCACGAAGGACTGGCAGGCAGTCGAGGTCAGGATGCCCCTGCTGCCGGGCGAAGCGCCGCAGAAGATGCGCACCGCGGTGTATCTCGAGGGCAAGGGCCACCTCTGGATCGACGATCTGCGAATCATCGCGGTGCACGCGCAGGACGCCGCCGCGCAGGAGTGACCGATGCGCCAGGTCTGGATCACCCGCACGGGAGAGCCCGAAGTGATGGAGGTGCGCGAATCCACCGACCCGTCGCCCGGGCCCGGAACGGTCCGCGTGCGGGCGGCGGCGGCCGGCGTCAACTTCGCCGACGTGATGATCCGTATCGGACTCTACCCGGACGCGCCGCGTCTGCCCATGGTGCCCGGCTACGAGATCGCCGGGGTCGTCGATGCCGTGGGCGAGGGCGTCTCCGAATCCCGATTGGGCGAACACGTCCTGGCCTTGTGCGGTTTCGGCGGGTACAGCGACGTGGTCTGCGTGCCGTCGCGACACACCTACCGTCTGCCCGACGGCCTGTCGCTGGCCGCCGCGGCGGCGCTGCCCGTGAACTACCTCACCGCCTACCAGATGCTGGAGGTCATGGCGCCGCCCCGCGAGGGGGAGACCGTCCTGGTCCACGGCGCCGCCGGCGGGGTGGGGCTGGCCGCTGTACAGCTGTCGCGCTTGCGCGGCGCACGCGTCCTGGGCAGCGCCTCGCCGGCCAAGCATGATTTCCTGCGGGAGCGGGGCGTCGACTTCTGTCTCGATTCGCGGCAGCGGCATTTCGCGGCCGAAGTGCGCGCCGCCACCGGCGGCCGCGGCGTGGATATCGCCCTGGAACCCCGGCACGGCCGCTGGATACGCGAGAGCTACGAGGCCCTCGCCCCGGCCGGGCGCCTGGTGCTCTTCGGCTTCGCCGACGCCGCCCGATCGAAGCGCGGCGGCAGGCTCGACGTCCTGCGCACGCTCGCCGGCGTGCCCTGGCTGGGGCTGAATCCCATCCGGCTGATGAACGACAACAAGGGCGTGCTGGGCGTGAACCTGGGCCGCATGTGGGGCGAGCAGGAGAGGGTGGCCGCCTGGATGAACCGTCTGCTCGCGTGGGCCGGCGAGGGGCGGATACGACCGCACGTCGACCGCACGTTCCCGCTGACCGACGCCGCCAGCGCCCATCACTACCTGCAGGATCGGCGCAACCGCGGCAAGGTGCTGCTGGTCGACGAGGCGGCCGTGGCCGCGGGTCTGGTCGCCGCGGTGCCGGGGGAGGAGCCGGAGTGAAGATCTCGGCCTGCCTCATCACCCTGAATGCGGCCGCGACCCTCGACGCCTGCCTGGCGTCCCTGGATTTCGCCGACGAGATCCTGGTGCGGGACCAGGGCTCCACGGACGAGACCCTCTCCATCTGCGCCCGGTACGGGGCGAGAGTCGTCCACGGCGAGTGGCTGGGTTTCGGACCGACCAAGGCGGCGGCGACGGCGGCGGCGCGCAACCGTTGGGTCCTGAGCATCGACGCCGACGAGCGGATCACTCCCGAGCTGCGCGAGGCGATCCGCGCCTTGCCTGACGAACCGGCCCCGGCCGCCTACGCGGTGAACCGTCTCTCGCGCTTTCTGGGCCGCTGGATGCGGCACGGCGGCTGGCATCCCGATTGGGTGGTCCGCCTGTTCGACCGCGAGCGGGCCGCCTTCAACGCGCAGAGCGTCCACGAGAGCGTCGTGACGGAGGATCGGGTCGAGCGCCTGGAAGGGCTGCTGCTGCACGAAGCCTACGACGACCTGCACCAGTGGCTCCGGAAGCAGAATCTCTACGGCTCCCTCGCCGCCGAAGAGGCCGTCGCCCGAGGCGAACGAGGTTCGCTGGCGTGCGCCGTCGTCAGGGGGCACCTGGCCTTCGCGCGCACCTACCTGCTGCAGCAGGGCTGGCGCGAAGGCGCACACGGGCTGGCTCTCTGCCAGTTGACTGCTTTCGCCACCTATCTCAAGCACCTGAAGATCTGGCTCGCGGCGCGAGCCCGGGAGGACAGGCATACATGAGAACCACTTTGTTGTTCTTCACCCTGTTGGTCGCCCTGTTCGCGGTCGCGGTTCCCGCGTCGACCCAGCCTTCCGGCACCCCCGCCGATCAGCTGGCGGAGATCGATGCCATCATCAAGGCAGCCAAGGATCTGGGCGCTGACAAGCGCTGCCCGGTCTTCTACGAAGCGGCCGCGGCGGCCTACAGGTCAGTCGAGAACATGATCATGGGCGATCCCCCCGACGCCTCAGGCCGGGCCGGCGCCGCCCTGCGGGAGGCGCGCGTCCACGCCCAGCGGCTGCTCTCCCGTGC from bacterium includes:
- a CDS encoding zinc-binding dehydrogenase, with translation MRQVWITRTGEPEVMEVRESTDPSPGPGTVRVRAAAAGVNFADVMIRIGLYPDAPRLPMVPGYEIAGVVDAVGEGVSESRLGEHVLALCGFGGYSDVVCVPSRHTYRLPDGLSLAAAAALPVNYLTAYQMLEVMAPPREGETVLVHGAAGGVGLAAVQLSRLRGARVLGSASPAKHDFLRERGVDFCLDSRQRHFAAEVRAATGGRGVDIALEPRHGRWIRESYEALAPAGRLVLFGFADAARSKRGGRLDVLRTLAGVPWLGLNPIRLMNDNKGVLGVNLGRMWGEQERVAAWMNRLLAWAGEGRIRPHVDRTFPLTDAASAHHYLQDRRNRGKVLLVDEAAVAAGLVAAVPGEEPE
- a CDS encoding glycosyltransferase family 2 protein — protein: MKISACLITLNAAATLDACLASLDFADEILVRDQGSTDETLSICARYGARVVHGEWLGFGPTKAAATAAARNRWVLSIDADERITPELREAIRALPDEPAPAAYAVNRLSRFLGRWMRHGGWHPDWVVRLFDRERAAFNAQSVHESVVTEDRVERLEGLLLHEAYDDLHQWLRKQNLYGSLAAEEAVARGERGSLACAVVRGHLAFARTYLLQQGWREGAHGLALCQLTAFATYLKHLKIWLAARAREDRHT